The Daucus carota subsp. sativus chromosome 7, DH1 v3.0, whole genome shotgun sequence genome window below encodes:
- the LOC108193140 gene encoding tubby-like F-box protein 3 isoform X1, with product MKLSSPEMCSWADMPEELLREVLVRIEATEKDWPMRKTVVACAGVCKSWRCIMKEVVKLPELTGSLTFPISIKQPGPRESLIRCFIKRSRSTHTYHLFLNLTQALADSGKFLLAAQKFRRATVTDYIISLHGDEMSKGSSKYIGKLRSNFLGTKFVIYDAQPSHAGDKMMKSRSTRLVASKQVLPVVPAGNYPVAHISYELNMLGSSRGPRRMHCIMDAIPASAIKRDGVAPLQTEFRHSSAETPPSFSFFRSKSSRMEKFLPVPLNGQKDAHLILKNKSPRWHEQLQCWCLNFNGRVTVASVKNFQLVASAEDGEAGPEHDKVIIQFGKVGKDVFTMDYRYPISAFQAFAICLSSFDTKIACE from the exons ATGAAATTGAGCTCGCCGGAGATGTGTTCTTGGGCAGATATGCCGGAGGAGTTGCTGAGAGAAGTGTTGGTGAGGATTGAGGCGACGGAGAAGGATTGGCCGATGAGGAAGACGGTGGTTGCTTGTGCCGGAGTTTGTAAGAGCTGGAGATGTATTATGAAGGAGGTTGTCAAGTTGCCGGAGTTGACCGGAAGTTTGACATTTCCGATTTCTATTAAGCAG CCTGGTCCAAGGGAATCTCTTATAAGGTGTTTTATAAAAAGGAGTCGGTCCACTCATACATATCATTTGTTCCTCAACTTAACTCAAG CATTAGCTGATAGCGGAAAGTTTCTTCTTGCTGCTCAGAAATTTAGGCGTGCCACAGTCACGGATTACATAATCTCTCTACATGGTGATGAGATGTCAAAGGGTAGCAGTAAATACATTGGGAAGCTAAG ATCTAATTTTCTGGGAACCAAATTTGTAATATACGACGCTCAACCATCACATGCTGGTGATAAAATGATGAAGAGTCGTTCAACTAGACTTGTGGCCTCAAAACAAGTTTTGCCTGTTGTTCCTGCTGGCAACTATCCTGTGGCCCACATTTCATACGAGTTAAATATGTTAGGTTCCAG CAGGGGCCCAAGAAGAATGCACTGTATTATGGATGCTATTCCTGCTTCAGCTATTAAGCGAGATGGTGTGGCTCCTTTACAGACTGAGTTCCGGCATAGTAGTGCTGAAACCCCTccatcattctctttcttccGATCAAAATCAAGTCGCATGGAAAAGTTTTTACCTGTACCTTTAAATGGTCAGAAGGACGCACATCTGATTCTAAAAAACAAGTCCCCAAGATGGCATGAGCAACTACAGTGCTGGTGTCTGAACTTTAATGGACGTGTTACAGTTGCTTCAGTGAAGAACTTTCAACTGGTGGCATCTGCTGAGGATGGAGAGGCTGGACCAGAACATGACAAGGTCATTATACAATTTGGTAAAGTGGGTAAAGATGTATTTACTATGGATTACCGCTACCCTATATCTGCTTTCCAGGCATTCGCCATATGCCTTAGCAGCTTTGACACAAAGATTGCTTGTGAATGA
- the LOC108193140 gene encoding tubby-like F-box protein 3 isoform X2 translates to MKLSSPEMCSWADMPEELLREVLVRIEATEKDWPMRKTVVACAGVCKSWRCIMKEVVKLPELTGSLTFPISIKQPGPRESLIRCFIKRSRSTHTYHLFLNLTQALADSGKFLLAAQKFRRATVTDYIISLHGDEMSKGSSKYIGKLRSNFLGTKFVIYDAQPSHAGDKMMKSRSTRLVASKQVLPVVPAGNYPVAHISYELNMLGSRGPRRMHCIMDAIPASAIKRDGVAPLQTEFRHSSAETPPSFSFFRSKSSRMEKFLPVPLNGQKDAHLILKNKSPRWHEQLQCWCLNFNGRVTVASVKNFQLVASAEDGEAGPEHDKVIIQFGKVGKDVFTMDYRYPISAFQAFAICLSSFDTKIACE, encoded by the exons ATGAAATTGAGCTCGCCGGAGATGTGTTCTTGGGCAGATATGCCGGAGGAGTTGCTGAGAGAAGTGTTGGTGAGGATTGAGGCGACGGAGAAGGATTGGCCGATGAGGAAGACGGTGGTTGCTTGTGCCGGAGTTTGTAAGAGCTGGAGATGTATTATGAAGGAGGTTGTCAAGTTGCCGGAGTTGACCGGAAGTTTGACATTTCCGATTTCTATTAAGCAG CCTGGTCCAAGGGAATCTCTTATAAGGTGTTTTATAAAAAGGAGTCGGTCCACTCATACATATCATTTGTTCCTCAACTTAACTCAAG CATTAGCTGATAGCGGAAAGTTTCTTCTTGCTGCTCAGAAATTTAGGCGTGCCACAGTCACGGATTACATAATCTCTCTACATGGTGATGAGATGTCAAAGGGTAGCAGTAAATACATTGGGAAGCTAAG ATCTAATTTTCTGGGAACCAAATTTGTAATATACGACGCTCAACCATCACATGCTGGTGATAAAATGATGAAGAGTCGTTCAACTAGACTTGTGGCCTCAAAACAAGTTTTGCCTGTTGTTCCTGCTGGCAACTATCCTGTGGCCCACATTTCATACGAGTTAAATATGTTAGGTTCCAG GGGCCCAAGAAGAATGCACTGTATTATGGATGCTATTCCTGCTTCAGCTATTAAGCGAGATGGTGTGGCTCCTTTACAGACTGAGTTCCGGCATAGTAGTGCTGAAACCCCTccatcattctctttcttccGATCAAAATCAAGTCGCATGGAAAAGTTTTTACCTGTACCTTTAAATGGTCAGAAGGACGCACATCTGATTCTAAAAAACAAGTCCCCAAGATGGCATGAGCAACTACAGTGCTGGTGTCTGAACTTTAATGGACGTGTTACAGTTGCTTCAGTGAAGAACTTTCAACTGGTGGCATCTGCTGAGGATGGAGAGGCTGGACCAGAACATGACAAGGTCATTATACAATTTGGTAAAGTGGGTAAAGATGTATTTACTATGGATTACCGCTACCCTATATCTGCTTTCCAGGCATTCGCCATATGCCTTAGCAGCTTTGACACAAAGATTGCTTGTGAATGA